Proteins encoded by one window of Vitreimonas flagellata:
- the trbL gene encoding P-type conjugative transfer protein TrbL, giving the protein MEPQTLNGFLDRFLAVADSGFGLIAGDIAFVLNALIIISITLAGAQWALAQEAPMAAFFRKVLFVGLFAFLINNWDALSTAINQSGAMLGLKAGGDGISMADLHNPGRVAEIGVEMFGRTSALGEGMNIITDFGPLIAIYVAAFTAMLGFFLLALQVFVALIAFKLGALAAFVALPWGVFSGTSWVAERPIGWVVGSAVRLFVLAFVASISVTFVDSLPATLTLDEGGALNVMLFGLTVMSLAWFAPNLATEVVQGQPHLSGADAMRAGQGAAVRAVGATALAGWGAVKGAGALVAGGRALAGGARRPGRSGGRGGGGGGGGGRAQPQPPINYAGMRARPSSPPGSGGKP; this is encoded by the coding sequence ATGGAGCCGCAAACCCTCAATGGCTTCCTCGATCGCTTCCTCGCGGTCGCGGATTCGGGCTTCGGCCTGATCGCTGGCGACATCGCCTTCGTGTTGAACGCGCTCATCATCATCTCGATTACGCTGGCTGGCGCGCAATGGGCGTTGGCGCAGGAAGCGCCGATGGCAGCCTTCTTCCGGAAGGTTCTGTTCGTCGGGCTCTTTGCGTTTCTCATCAACAATTGGGACGCGCTCTCGACCGCGATAAATCAATCGGGCGCGATGCTGGGCCTCAAAGCCGGCGGCGACGGCATCTCCATGGCCGATCTGCACAATCCAGGACGTGTCGCCGAGATCGGCGTCGAAATGTTCGGCCGCACCTCTGCATTGGGCGAGGGCATGAACATCATCACCGATTTCGGTCCGCTCATCGCGATTTATGTCGCCGCCTTCACTGCGATGCTCGGCTTCTTTCTTCTCGCGCTGCAAGTGTTCGTGGCGCTTATTGCGTTCAAGCTCGGCGCGCTCGCGGCTTTCGTCGCGCTGCCATGGGGCGTTTTCAGCGGCACTTCCTGGGTCGCCGAGCGTCCGATCGGCTGGGTGGTCGGCTCGGCCGTGCGCCTCTTTGTGCTCGCCTTCGTCGCGTCGATCTCGGTGACCTTCGTCGACAGCTTGCCCGCAACACTCACCCTGGATGAGGGCGGGGCGCTTAACGTGATGCTGTTCGGGCTGACCGTGATGTCGCTCGCCTGGTTCGCGCCCAATCTCGCAACGGAAGTCGTGCAGGGCCAGCCGCATCTCTCCGGCGCCGACGCGATGCGGGCAGGCCAAGGCGCCGCCGTGCGCGCCGTCGGCGCAACGGCGCTCGCCGGTTGGGGCGCCGTCAAGGGCGCCGGTGCCCTCGTGGCAGGTGGCCGCGCATTGGCAGGCGGCGCGCGCCGACCTGGCCGCAGCGGCGGGCGCGGTGGTGGAGGTGGCGGTGGCGGCGGCCGCGCCCAGCCGCAACCGCCGATCAATTATGCGGGCATGCGCGCACGGCCAAGCTCGCCGCCCGGAAGTGGAGGCAAACCATGA
- the trbF gene encoding conjugal transfer protein TrbF, producing the protein MSFPFRAPVKNFAPEPADTPYRRAQAEWDARMGSAVLSARSWRRIAFAALGATALAMIGATAIALQQRTYVHVVEVDPQGQVLSVRAAERHWTPNEAQTAYHIGRFVRLVRSLPTDGVVLRENWLEAYRFLTPQAAAQLTEIARQDDPFLSLGRVGRTVHIRSIIARSDNSYEVSWIERSTNGSGSNAGEAYSGVFTVTTRPPRNADDIAVNPLGLLISDFSWSRVR; encoded by the coding sequence ATGAGCTTTCCATTCAGAGCGCCGGTGAAGAATTTTGCCCCAGAGCCTGCGGACACGCCGTATCGCCGCGCGCAGGCGGAATGGGATGCGCGCATGGGCAGCGCGGTTCTGTCGGCGCGGAGCTGGCGGCGCATTGCGTTTGCTGCTTTGGGCGCCACAGCGCTCGCAATGATTGGCGCTACCGCGATCGCGCTGCAGCAGCGCACCTATGTGCATGTCGTTGAGGTCGATCCGCAGGGACAGGTCTTGAGCGTGCGCGCGGCCGAGCGCCATTGGACGCCAAACGAAGCGCAGACCGCGTATCATATCGGACGATTCGTGCGCCTCGTGCGCTCGCTGCCAACTGATGGCGTGGTGCTGCGCGAGAATTGGCTTGAAGCGTACAGGTTCCTGACGCCGCAGGCCGCGGCGCAACTGACCGAGATCGCGCGCCAGGACGATCCGTTCCTCTCGCTCGGACGTGTCGGACGCACGGTCCACATTCGCTCCATCATCGCGCGCTCGGACAATTCCTACGAAGTGAGCTGGATTGAGCGCAGCACCAACGGCTCGGGCTCGAATGCCGGGGAGGCTTATAGCGGCGTTTTCACCGTGACGACACGGCCGCCGCGCAATGCCGATGACATTGCGGTCAATCCGCTGGGTCTCTTGATCTCCGATTTCTCATGGAGCCGGGTGCGATGA
- a CDS encoding TrbG/VirB9 family P-type conjugative transfer protein: MSGQAWVEANSGARQRPEREGFEAARYVYTYAPGAIFELVANPNFISTILLEEGETLNTIAAGDTSRWQVSEAIAEGSLGLRTLLLVKPAAAGLRTNIVLVTDRRTYLVEAVSQAGDAYSAEIAWCYPDAEQSAHTQGGALNFDYRVRVLRGVRPAWTPLRVFDDGRRTWIEFAEATEAGELPPLFVITSEGAELVNYRINGRRYIVDRVFDRAELRLGVRAPQIVGIERVESIASHRRPRRGRP, encoded by the coding sequence GTGTCCGGACAAGCCTGGGTCGAGGCCAATAGCGGCGCACGGCAGCGGCCAGAGCGCGAGGGCTTTGAGGCCGCACGCTACGTTTACACCTATGCGCCAGGCGCCATCTTCGAGCTCGTCGCCAACCCGAACTTCATTTCCACGATCCTGTTGGAGGAGGGGGAGACACTCAACACCATCGCGGCGGGCGACACATCGCGTTGGCAGGTGAGTGAAGCCATCGCCGAAGGTTCGCTTGGGTTGCGCACTCTCCTTCTCGTCAAGCCTGCAGCGGCCGGCTTACGCACCAATATCGTGCTGGTCACGGATCGGCGCACCTATTTGGTCGAAGCCGTCTCGCAAGCGGGCGATGCTTATTCGGCCGAGATCGCCTGGTGCTATCCGGACGCTGAGCAATCAGCGCACACGCAAGGAGGCGCGCTCAATTTCGACTACCGCGTGCGCGTTCTGCGTGGTGTGCGCCCGGCTTGGACGCCATTGCGTGTGTTCGACGATGGACGCCGCACCTGGATCGAATTTGCTGAGGCGACCGAGGCAGGCGAACTGCCGCCGCTTTTCGTCATCACCAGCGAGGGCGCCGAACTCGTCAATTATCGTATCAATGGGCGGCGCTATATCGTCGATCGCGTATTTGATCGCGCGGAACTGCGCTTGGGCGTGCGCGCCCCGCAAATCGTAGGCATCGAGCGAGTCGAATCGATCGCTTCGCATCGGCGTCCGCGGCGGGGCCGGCCATGA
- a CDS encoding TrbI/VirB10 family protein: MSAAVQPDAPAPQPDLSIRARPPSPKRLSRKVLLGGAVTLTAIVSAALLFGLSAQPNRFGREADAQATAGGPPETIQSAPADYASADLGAGFSEDGGGEGAYSDDVLAPPTDAMWSGEEAQRAPAPAASEPEPQDIARAAPILFNPSAGGARESEEADRLPSRLLPPRSRYEIMAGSVIAAALSTELNSDAPGRVIAQVTAPVFDTVSGAHLLIPQGSRLIGTYDNAVAYGDRRLVLVWNRLILPNGWSINLQNMQGADPGGAAGLRDRTDNHFDRLAGAIALSAIISIVANNAEDEDDGSSLSQSLGDAAAQEAARTGDRLVERELSVRPTLRVRAGAPVRVLVMRDIGLRPYRENRDGGG; the protein is encoded by the coding sequence ATGAGCGCGGCGGTTCAACCGGACGCGCCCGCGCCGCAACCCGATCTTTCGATCCGCGCGCGCCCGCCGTCGCCGAAGCGGCTCTCACGCAAAGTGCTGCTGGGCGGCGCGGTCACTCTGACTGCAATTGTTTCCGCGGCGTTACTGTTTGGGCTGAGTGCCCAGCCCAATAGATTTGGGCGCGAGGCTGATGCGCAGGCCACAGCGGGCGGTCCGCCAGAAACGATCCAAAGCGCGCCGGCCGATTATGCGAGCGCTGATTTGGGCGCCGGATTCTCCGAGGATGGAGGCGGTGAGGGCGCCTATTCGGATGATGTGCTGGCGCCGCCAACAGATGCAATGTGGTCAGGTGAGGAGGCGCAGCGAGCGCCTGCGCCGGCCGCTTCTGAACCCGAGCCCCAGGACATCGCGCGCGCAGCGCCTATTCTGTTCAACCCGTCAGCCGGAGGCGCGCGCGAAAGCGAAGAAGCCGATCGTTTGCCTTCGCGGCTTCTGCCGCCGCGCTCGCGTTATGAGATCATGGCAGGCTCCGTTATCGCCGCCGCGCTCTCAACGGAGCTGAACTCAGATGCGCCGGGGCGGGTCATCGCGCAGGTGACCGCGCCTGTCTTCGACACGGTCTCCGGCGCGCACCTTCTCATCCCGCAGGGCTCCAGGCTCATCGGCACGTACGACAATGCCGTCGCCTATGGCGATCGCCGGCTCGTTTTGGTCTGGAATCGGCTCATCCTGCCGAATGGCTGGAGCATCAATCTTCAAAACATGCAGGGCGCCGATCCCGGGGGCGCGGCGGGGCTTCGCGACAGAACGGATAATCACTTCGACCGTCTCGCCGGCGCCATTGCGCTCTCGGCTATCATTAGCATCGTTGCCAACAATGCCGAGGATGAGGATGACGGCTCGTCGTTGTCGCAGAGCTTGGGCGACGCGGCGGCGCAGGAAGCGGCGCGCACGGGCGACAGGCTTGTCGAGCGCGAACTCTCGGTGCGTCCAACCTTGCGTGTGCGCGCCGGCGCGCCCGTGCGCGTGCTGGTCATGCGCGACATCGGCCTTCGTCCTTATCGTGAGAACCGAGATGGTGGCGGGTGA
- a CDS encoding DUF6088 family protein, which translates to MRRVRGHGRGGMIFTPADFVDLGARAAVDQALSRLVKAKTLRRVGRGLYDWPRQSKLLGGDAPAAADDVAAAAARRVGATAAPDNLAAANALGLTTAVLSRPAYMASRKLGDRTVGGLRVKFRPSGAKLAPLLNTDAAVIVQALAWARDSGFDLDEAAAKIARTASDAATSALVANLRRLPVWALGPARAILRNRVALAA; encoded by the coding sequence ATGAGGCGCGTGCGGGGTCATGGTCGAGGGGGTATGATCTTTACTCCAGCCGACTTTGTGGACCTTGGCGCTCGGGCCGCGGTCGACCAGGCGTTGTCGCGCCTGGTTAAAGCCAAAACCCTGCGCCGGGTGGGGCGAGGGCTCTATGATTGGCCGCGCCAAAGCAAGCTTTTGGGCGGCGATGCGCCTGCCGCCGCCGATGACGTCGCCGCCGCCGCCGCCCGCCGCGTCGGCGCGACCGCCGCTCCCGACAATTTGGCGGCGGCCAATGCTCTGGGGCTCACCACAGCCGTGCTGTCGCGGCCCGCCTACATGGCCAGCCGAAAGCTTGGCGACCGCACGGTGGGGGGCTTGCGGGTCAAGTTTCGGCCCAGCGGCGCAAAGCTCGCGCCGCTTCTCAATACAGATGCGGCCGTGATCGTGCAGGCTTTGGCTTGGGCGCGCGACAGCGGGTTCGACCTCGATGAAGCGGCCGCGAAGATTGCGCGAACCGCCTCCGATGCGGCGACATCCGCGCTCGTCGCCAATCTGCGGCGCCTGCCCGTGTGGGCGCTTGGACCTGCGCGCGCGATCTTGCGGAATCGTGTCGCGTTGGCTGCCTGA
- a CDS encoding helix-turn-helix domain-containing protein translates to MLKVPAELLSDLGEAIRARRVAFNYSQQEAARRAGIGVRTLRRMETEGQGTIESLINVAIALRCEDRLGDLFPLPPARSMDELLQQQREAVELKRPQRARARKAKRP, encoded by the coding sequence ATGTTGAAGGTTCCTGCGGAGCTTCTGAGCGACCTGGGCGAGGCCATTCGCGCCCGCCGGGTCGCCTTTAACTACTCCCAGCAGGAGGCGGCTCGCCGCGCCGGAATTGGGGTGCGGACTTTAAGGCGGATGGAGACGGAGGGGCAGGGTACGATCGAAAGTCTGATCAACGTCGCGATCGCGCTGCGGTGCGAGGACAGACTTGGCGATCTTTTCCCTCTGCCTCCCGCGCGCAGCATGGATGAGTTGCTGCAGCAGCAGCGTGAGGCCGTCGAACTCAAGCGTCCTCAGCGCGCGCGTGCCCGCAAGGCGAAGCGACCATGA
- a CDS encoding type II toxin-antitoxin system HipA family toxin, with product MRLPRGAPLNIALEFNVTRSRLPVGRLAMSDSLGQLEWSSELIASTLNPAGLYYPPEPGLHAARTRNFNGLHGFLADALPEGWGYLVMRKRVAKLDVDIASLTAAEQLALVGETGRGALVFEPATTPSDEVETLDLDALADEAALILSGDDGDLAETLAKLAGGSGGARPKVHVGFDDAGNVSVGSGEIAPGHTAWIVKFRAPEDPIDIGPLEYAYASMARAAGIDVPEHKLIASKKGPGYFATRRFDRPQPGARLHMLSLSGAIESPPQTPSSYDTLLRATRAITRRADDVAAAFRRMVFNVLAHNRDDHTRQHAFLMDESGDWRLAPAYDLTYAAGPGGEHYLDVEGEGRRPTRAHIENLAKRHGLSDKQTTAAIDEVRAAISDWEAVAKSAGVSAVSRKLVAQAHARVLETF from the coding sequence ATGAGACTGCCTCGCGGCGCACCTCTCAACATCGCGCTTGAATTCAACGTGACGCGTTCGCGCTTGCCGGTTGGGCGCCTCGCCATGAGTGACTCTCTCGGACAACTTGAATGGTCGTCGGAGCTCATAGCGAGCACGCTTAATCCGGCGGGGCTCTACTATCCGCCGGAGCCCGGACTTCACGCGGCGCGCACACGGAACTTCAACGGCCTGCACGGTTTCTTGGCCGACGCATTGCCCGAAGGTTGGGGCTATCTCGTAATGCGCAAACGCGTCGCCAAGCTTGACGTTGACATCGCCTCGCTGACCGCTGCTGAGCAACTCGCGCTTGTCGGCGAGACCGGCAGGGGCGCGCTCGTATTTGAGCCGGCGACAACGCCAAGCGACGAGGTTGAGACGCTCGACCTCGATGCGCTGGCGGATGAAGCAGCATTGATCTTGAGTGGCGACGATGGAGACCTCGCTGAAACTTTGGCGAAGCTCGCCGGCGGCTCGGGCGGCGCGCGGCCCAAAGTTCATGTAGGTTTTGACGATGCGGGCAATGTTTCCGTTGGATCGGGTGAGATAGCGCCGGGCCACACCGCTTGGATCGTAAAATTTCGCGCGCCCGAGGATCCCATTGATATCGGGCCGCTCGAATACGCCTACGCATCCATGGCGCGTGCGGCGGGCATCGATGTCCCCGAACACAAGCTCATCGCATCGAAGAAGGGGCCGGGCTATTTTGCGACGCGTCGCTTTGATCGGCCGCAACCGGGCGCGCGCCTCCACATGCTCTCCCTGTCGGGCGCGATCGAATCTCCGCCGCAAACACCGTCGAGCTACGATACCCTGCTGCGGGCCACGCGCGCTATCACGCGTCGAGCGGATGACGTTGCGGCCGCGTTCCGGCGCATGGTGTTCAATGTTCTTGCGCACAATCGCGACGACCACACGCGCCAGCACGCATTCTTGATGGATGAGTCGGGCGATTGGCGATTAGCGCCGGCCTATGATCTGACCTATGCCGCTGGTCCCGGCGGCGAGCACTATCTCGATGTCGAAGGAGAGGGGCGCAGGCCAACGCGAGCCCATATCGAGAACCTCGCGAAACGCCACGGCCTGTCCGACAAGCAGACGACCGCTGCGATCGATGAAGTACGCGCCGCGATATCCGATTGGGAGGCGGTGGCCAAGAGCGCTGGCGTGAGTGCTGTGTCAAGAAAACTAGTTGCGCAAGCGCATGCGCGTGTCTTGGAGACATTTTGA
- a CDS encoding tyrosine-type recombinase/integrase, with the protein MRVGSEGDMVRKSASANKPFTDLRVRALVKGPPRDHLDGATPGLFLRVGKRSASWSLLYRVTGHGGESESGHKTKGPMRRIHIGDYPHVSLAAARVKAHSLMQIAEGGEDPKREATRTTSSSRTLAWLVDQYVEQYATKALASGQVGGWVLKRHWTPHFGKRAYASITRSELTERLKLIAASPDHGPGAALEARRWIMGLYSWAIKEELVAHNPAVGLIGREGLRQRPEDLRPRERVLAIDEARAVYKATFKMPAPWGELARVLLLSLSRLSEFSKAERGWFDRAGRNLEVPGTGHKNRHPKTIPLTDLTFVILEQRPVGESGPYLFSTTDGEKPTYSFADNYANKLRELTAVELGRELPHFTLHDFRRSGSTHLTGLGVNEEVVEMLLGHKIKGVRGIYMKHKFLEERRNALRLWESILTAPTPAVDIKHRAQ; encoded by the coding sequence ATGCGGGTCGGCAGCGAAGGCGATATGGTTCGCAAGAGCGCTTCAGCCAACAAGCCCTTCACTGACTTACGCGTGCGCGCGCTGGTCAAGGGCCCACCACGCGATCATTTGGATGGCGCGACGCCTGGCCTGTTCTTGCGGGTCGGAAAGCGCAGCGCCAGTTGGTCATTGCTCTATCGCGTGACCGGCCATGGCGGCGAGAGCGAATCAGGACACAAGACCAAGGGGCCGATGCGACGGATACATATTGGCGACTACCCGCATGTCAGCCTCGCCGCCGCACGCGTGAAAGCCCACTCGCTTATGCAGATCGCCGAGGGCGGCGAAGATCCCAAACGAGAAGCGACGCGAACCACCAGCAGCTCAAGGACGCTTGCGTGGTTGGTCGATCAATATGTCGAGCAATACGCCACGAAGGCGCTCGCTTCGGGGCAAGTCGGCGGCTGGGTGCTGAAGCGGCATTGGACCCCCCACTTCGGAAAGCGCGCCTACGCCTCGATCACCCGCTCAGAACTAACCGAACGGCTCAAGCTCATCGCTGCATCGCCAGATCACGGCCCTGGCGCAGCCCTTGAGGCCCGGCGCTGGATCATGGGTCTCTATAGCTGGGCGATCAAAGAGGAGCTGGTCGCTCACAATCCGGCCGTTGGCCTGATTGGCCGCGAAGGCCTTCGACAGAGACCTGAAGATCTGCGGCCGCGCGAACGTGTGCTGGCAATCGATGAAGCGCGCGCAGTCTACAAAGCCACATTCAAAATGCCCGCCCCATGGGGCGAGCTTGCGCGTGTGCTGCTGCTGTCGCTATCGCGGCTCAGCGAGTTTTCGAAGGCCGAACGAGGATGGTTTGACCGTGCCGGCCGAAACCTCGAGGTCCCGGGTACGGGCCACAAAAATCGGCACCCAAAAACGATCCCGCTAACAGATCTGACTTTTGTGATCCTCGAACAGAGGCCCGTCGGCGAGAGCGGTCCGTATCTCTTCTCGACCACGGACGGGGAGAAACCCACCTATAGCTTCGCCGACAATTACGCGAACAAGCTTCGAGAACTCACGGCCGTCGAACTGGGGCGCGAGCTGCCGCATTTCACGCTGCATGACTTTCGCCGGTCTGGCTCAACTCATTTGACCGGATTGGGCGTGAACGAAGAAGTCGTCGAAATGCTGCTAGGCCACAAGATTAAAGGCGTACGCGGCATCTATATGAAGCACAAATTCCTTGAAGAGCGACGCAACGCGCTGCGCCTATGGGAAAGCATCCTGACCGCGCCGACCCCTGCCGTTGATATCAAGCATCGTGCGCAGTGA
- a CDS encoding GNAT family N-acetyltransferase has translation MRVLMNRAIAELLRPYLPPEGVAACFEVMGIDTQIIADNTYFVVTEHDAIVGCGGWSRRATLFGGDHTKGRDAALLDPTRDSARVRAMYTDPAHVRRGIGRMILDACEAAARAEGFTNVELAATLAGEPLYRAYGFELIEPITSRISTGVEVPLLRMGKRI, from the coding sequence ATGCGCGTGCTGATGAACCGCGCCATCGCTGAATTGCTGAGGCCCTATTTGCCGCCCGAAGGCGTCGCCGCGTGCTTCGAAGTGATGGGCATCGATACGCAGATCATTGCCGACAACACCTATTTCGTCGTCACCGAACACGACGCAATCGTCGGCTGCGGCGGTTGGAGCCGGCGCGCCACGCTCTTCGGCGGTGACCACACCAAAGGCCGCGACGCAGCCCTGCTCGATCCCACACGCGATTCCGCCCGCGTGCGCGCGATGTATACAGACCCCGCGCACGTCCGTCGCGGCATCGGCCGCATGATCCTCGACGCATGCGAAGCCGCCGCTCGCGCCGAAGGTTTCACAAACGTCGAACTCGCCGCCACCCTCGCGGGCGAACCGCTCTATCGCGCGTATGGTTTTGAGTTAATCGAGCCGATCACGTCACGCATAAGCACCGGCGTTGAAGTGCCGTTGCTACGGATGGGAAAACGAATTTAG
- a CDS encoding nuclear transport factor 2 family protein, which translates to MSALEKWYAYAKSHDTKALWDLLAPDAVFESPVVHTPQRGREITFKYLDSALKVLGGDGFRYIGEWKSANGAVLEFEREIDGIRINGIDMISWNDDGQITHFKVMIRPLKAINLLHQLMGAQLQK; encoded by the coding sequence ATGAGTGCGTTGGAAAAATGGTACGCCTACGCCAAGAGCCACGACACAAAGGCGCTGTGGGATTTGCTGGCGCCGGACGCCGTGTTTGAAAGCCCCGTCGTGCACACGCCGCAACGCGGCCGCGAGATCACCTTCAAATATCTCGACAGCGCGCTCAAAGTGCTCGGCGGCGACGGCTTCCGCTACATCGGCGAATGGAAAAGCGCCAACGGCGCCGTTCTTGAATTCGAGCGCGAGATCGATGGCATCCGCATCAATGGAATCGACATGATCAGCTGGAACGACGACGGCCAGATCACGCATTTCAAAGTGATGATCCGCCCGCTGAAGGCGATCAATCTGCTGCATCAACTCATGGGCGCGCAGCTGCAGAAGTGA
- a CDS encoding sulfite exporter TauE/SafE family protein: MELADILAVISGALVGLVLALIGGGGSILATPALLYVVGVSNPHMAIGTSALAVSINAFANLIPHARRGNVKWRCAAVFAGSGVAGAALGASIGKLTDAKILLPLFALAMIVIGILMLRPRKSEGDSDVVLSRENAPKLMGYGLAAGAVSGFFGIGGGFLIVPGLIAASGMSMIQAVGSSLFSVGTFGATTAATYALDGLVDWRVAGLFIFGGVVGGMMGAGLAEHLAKQRGMLQRVFAGVVFVVAIYMLYRSFTG; encoded by the coding sequence ATCGAACTTGCTGACATTCTGGCCGTGATCAGCGGCGCACTGGTTGGGCTGGTGCTGGCGCTGATCGGCGGCGGCGGCTCGATCCTGGCGACGCCGGCGTTGCTCTACGTTGTCGGCGTCTCCAATCCGCACATGGCGATCGGCACCAGCGCGCTCGCCGTCTCGATCAACGCGTTCGCCAACCTCATTCCACACGCGCGACGCGGCAATGTGAAATGGCGCTGCGCGGCCGTTTTCGCGGGCTCCGGCGTTGCCGGCGCGGCGCTGGGCGCTTCGATCGGCAAGCTGACCGACGCGAAAATCCTGCTGCCGCTCTTCGCGCTCGCCATGATCGTGATCGGGATCTTGATGCTGCGACCGCGCAAGAGCGAGGGCGACAGCGACGTCGTGCTCAGTCGCGAGAACGCGCCAAAGCTGATGGGCTACGGCCTCGCCGCCGGCGCTGTCTCCGGCTTCTTCGGCATTGGCGGCGGCTTCCTCATCGTGCCAGGCCTCATCGCCGCCAGCGGCATGAGCATGATCCAAGCCGTCGGCTCGTCGCTCTTCTCGGTCGGCACGTTCGGCGCGACCACCGCCGCCACCTATGCGCTCGACGGCCTGGTCGACTGGCGCGTCGCCGGGCTCTTCATTTTTGGCGGCGTCGTCGGCGGCATGATGGGCGCGGGCCTTGCCGAGCATCTGGCCAAACAGCGCGGCATGCTGCAGCGCGTCTTCGCCGGCGTGGTGTTCGTCGTCGCGATCTATATGCTCTACCGGTCCTTCACTGGTTAG
- a CDS encoding rhodanese-like domain-containing protein — MSTLKPIDARALKQKLDSGDAILIDVRETDEHAREHVIGARLAPLSSIDSHDFDRDHGKIAVFHCRSGMRTQANAATLLGRGFREAYYLDGGIEAWKSAGYPVHTNAKAPLEIMRQVQIIAGGLVVTGVALGLLVHPGFFALSAFMGGGLFFAGATGWCGLALLLKTMPWNRPTANP; from the coding sequence GTGAGTACGCTTAAACCCATCGACGCACGCGCTTTGAAGCAAAAGCTCGACAGCGGCGACGCCATCCTGATCGATGTCCGCGAGACGGACGAACACGCGCGCGAGCACGTGATTGGCGCGCGCCTGGCGCCGCTCAGCTCCATCGACTCCCACGATTTCGACCGCGACCACGGCAAGATCGCCGTGTTTCACTGCCGCTCAGGTATGCGCACCCAAGCCAACGCGGCCACCCTGCTCGGGCGCGGCTTCCGCGAAGCCTATTATCTCGACGGCGGCATCGAGGCGTGGAAAAGCGCCGGCTACCCGGTGCACACCAACGCCAAGGCGCCGCTGGAGATCATGCGGCAGGTGCAGATCATCGCTGGCGGCCTCGTCGTCACGGGCGTCGCACTCGGCCTGCTCGTACACCCTGGCTTCTTTGCGCTCTCCGCCTTCATGGGCGGCGGTCTCTTCTTCGCAGGCGCAACAGGCTGGTGCGGTTTGGCGTTGCTGCTGAAGACGATGCCGTGGAATCGGCCCACCGCTAATCCATAG
- a CDS encoding ArsR/SmtB family transcription factor, which produces MADLSPKQFAAKAGEAAALLKALAHEARLMVLCQLVEGEHSAGALQEMSGLSQSALSQHLARLREDGLVDTRREAQTIYYSLADDKAARVLETLASIYCPPNKKRSPR; this is translated from the coding sequence ATGGCTGATCTATCCCCCAAACAATTCGCCGCCAAGGCTGGAGAGGCGGCGGCGCTCCTCAAGGCGCTGGCGCACGAAGCCCGGCTGATGGTGCTCTGCCAACTCGTCGAAGGCGAGCATTCGGCGGGCGCGCTGCAGGAGATGTCCGGCCTTTCGCAATCGGCGCTCTCGCAACACCTCGCGCGACTGCGTGAGGATGGCCTGGTCGACACGCGCCGCGAGGCGCAGACCATCTATTACAGCCTCGCCGACGATAAAGCCGCGCGCGTGCTGGAAACTCTTGCGTCCATCTATTGCCCCCCAAATAAGAAGAGGTCTCCCAGGTGA
- a CDS encoding MBL fold metallo-hydrolase yields MAASPQVRAFFHEPTFTVSYLVWDPATKAAAIIDSVLDFDQKSGRTSTLSAQALLDAVRAEGVKVEYLLETHAHADHLSAAPFLKQATGAPILIGEHIKTVQKVFKGVFNLGYVTADGRPFDRLVRDGEVLKLGELEIKVLHTPGHTPACVSYLVGDAVFVGDTLFMPDYGTARCDFPGGDARTLYRSINKLLALPESTRVFLCHDYKAPERDVYAWETTIAAEKQNVHLRDGVSEDQYVAMREARDKTLEMPALILPSIQVNIQAGELPPAEENGVRYLKLPLDAL; encoded by the coding sequence ATGGCCGCTAGCCCGCAAGTTCGCGCCTTTTTCCACGAGCCCACGTTCACGGTGAGCTATCTGGTGTGGGACCCCGCCACGAAGGCGGCGGCCATCATCGATAGCGTGCTGGATTTCGATCAAAAGTCGGGTCGCACCAGCACGCTTTCGGCGCAGGCGCTTCTCGATGCGGTGCGCGCCGAGGGCGTGAAGGTCGAGTATCTGCTCGAGACCCACGCGCACGCGGATCACCTCTCAGCGGCGCCGTTCCTCAAGCAAGCGACTGGCGCGCCGATCCTCATCGGTGAGCACATCAAGACCGTGCAGAAAGTATTTAAGGGCGTCTTCAATCTTGGCTACGTGACAGCGGATGGCCGCCCGTTCGATCGCCTTGTACGCGATGGCGAGGTGTTGAAGCTCGGTGAGCTTGAGATCAAGGTGTTGCACACGCCGGGGCACACGCCTGCGTGCGTGAGCTATCTCGTCGGCGACGCGGTGTTCGTCGGCGACACGCTCTTCATGCCGGATTATGGGACAGCGCGTTGCGATTTTCCAGGTGGCGATGCGCGCACGCTCTATCGGTCGATCAACAAACTGCTCGCTTTGCCCGAGAGCACGCGGGTGTTCTTGTGTCACGACTACAAGGCGCCAGAACGCGACGTCTATGCATGGGAAACGACGATCGCGGCGGAGAAGCAGAACGTGCATCTGCGCGATGGCGTGAGCGAGGATCAATATGTCGCCATGCGCGAGGCGCGCGATAAGACGCTGGAGATGCCGGCGCTGATCCTGCCGTCGATCCAGGTGAACATTCAGGCCGGCGAATTGCCGCCGGCGGAAGAAAATGGCGTCCGCTATTTGAAGCTGCCGCTCGACGCGCTCTGA